The stretch of DNA GTCATGGTTATCGAATTTAATCGCTCGATTCGTTAGGAATGAGATATCTTCTTCCATATCTAGTAAATCATCTTTTTTTTCATAATGACTTAATTCTGTTTCAAATTTCTTAAAATTATCTTCCAGAATCTGAATGTCCTTTTGCTTTTCAGATTCATCGTCTACGTTTTTGAGAATATGATCTTCTTCAAGAGGGTTTTCTATTTGTTCTGTTGCATTTAAATCATTGGCAGATGTAATCGATTCTAGTTCTAATTGTGGCTTTGAATCCACTTTTTCCATATATAAATTTTCATGTTCTTGGATGTTTGGTTTCTTTTCTTTTAATCTGATATTTGACTGGGAAGACAAACTCTTCGCAAATTTCTTCTCTAAAATAAATGTAGTTAAAATGATCAGCAATATTATAATCAGCACTGATTGAAAAAGTTGGAATTGAGTATTGGCCATAAGCCCTACATTGGCAAAAAGAAATGCAATACCAATTAAACCTAATTTCTCTTTAATTGAATACCCAATCGGTAACAAAAACATTATTGGAATAAGAATAATCAATGAGGCTATTGCCAAAATAAAGGCTACCACTCTATCCCCCCTCATGAAAGTATAATCCGAATCTACTATAAAAACCGCAGGAAATTTGTTACAATTTTTCAAAAACTACTAAAAAAGTCCTATTATGACTTATATTGATTGATTCATATTGTATAATAAATAAAAGCGATTGAGAAGATTGTTTGTTTAAACTTCAGTATGGAGGAAAAGAAGATGAACCAAAAAGGGATTACGTTATTAGAAGTGCTGCTATCAATGTTAATACTCTCCATCATATTAGTCTCTTTTTTTAGTTTCTTCTCCCAATCAGCAGTATTCATAAAAAAAAATGATGATAAATTATCTGCTGTAAATACTGCTCAAATGGTATTAAATATATTGCAAGAAAATGAGAAAAAAAACACACTTTATTTACCACAAAGTGTTTTAGAGGACGTTAATAGTGGTAAATCAAGTATTATTACTAATGAAATGGATGAATTTAGCACATTATTAAATCAAGATATACAGTCTAGTTTTAAGATAAGTCTAGAATTTAAAGAAGGATATGAAAAATTAATACAAGTCAAAATAATGGTAAGTGACCCCAAAAATAATAAAAATGAAGCTAAAACCTATACATATATAAGCAGGTGAAAGATGTGAAAATTTTTTCTGAAAAAGGGTTAACCTTAATCGAAGTACTAGCGACTTTGACAATTTCATTCATTATTTTTGGGTCTATATATGGTGTTTTTATTAGTGTAAACAAAAATTATACTGGTTTAACCGAAAAAAACAATTTAAGTCAGGAAGCAAATATAATTATTACTACTATAAAAAAATACTATCTAGCAAACTCTGAATTTATATTAAAATACAATGAAGATAAAGAAACAGTTTTTATTGGTAAAAATGATAGTGAACCACTTATCGCTCTAACAGATCAAAATATTAAAATAGAAGAATTTTTAGCTTGTAAAGAAGAGATAACGGGCATGAACAAGAAAAAATGTGAAGATGAGGATAAATACGAAAATATCACAACATGGGAACCACTTTATCTAAAAATAACACTCTCAAATAAAAAAGGTCAGAAATATAACATTGATACAATGATTAATAAGTATTAGGAGTGAATTTATGAAGAATGAGAAAGGGTCATCCTTAATAGTAGTATTACTAATCATTACTTTAATTTCAGTATTTTCTCTTGTTATTATGAGTTCTACTGTAAACTCTCGCTTACAATTTAATAGTACTGAAAAAACAAATGTTTCAACGGATATTGCAGAAATGGGGATAACCCATTATTATACTTTGTTTAAAAAACTAGCAAAAGAGGCCTATTCTGACGCAGACACAGAAACTATAGACTGGGTAAAAAAATATTCAAAAAACAATAAAAGTAAGGATGAGCCTACACAACAGGAAATAATAGACTATTTTAATGAGCAATTTTGTAGCAATCTTTTAAATTACCAAGAAGTTAAAATTAATTATGAATCTATCTTTCCGATTGAAAATGAAAAGTATCAATTATACGTTACTAATTCACCGTCTGAAACAGCATGTGCTAAGACCTTAAATACATTGGAATTTACATTCACGAGTATAGGAGAGTTTGAAAAACAAAAAAAGGAATTAACTGGTACTATTACAATGAATAAAGGTAATGAGATAAACGATCCAGCTCCTTCTCATCCTCCTGATTCTAATCATTTCAAATACATAGTTAATAACAAAATATATAATAAGTATTACGATGGTTCAGTTTATTTTAAAGAGAGAATTGACATGAACGGAAATAGTAAAGAATTAGTCATCAACGGTGATGCTTATTTTGCTAAAGGTTTGGTTCTTAATGGAAATGTTACTTTAAAGATTAACGGAAATGCCTATTTTCTCGACGTAAGAAAGAATGGAAGTTCAGGAAATATTTGTGTAACTGGGCAAACTTTCAAAATACAAGACTCAACGTTGATACCTTATCCTCTTCCTGGAAATTCTTGTTCATCAAACAACGACAAATGGGATCCTGACTCACTCAATATTGATGTTGAGTATAATTAATAGCTATTAAAAAAGCAGCTAGAACTAAAGTTCTGCTGCTTTTTTATTTCACATACTCCGCCACTCGATTCCTTCCTGCTCTTTTCGCACCAACATATAAAGCCCTGTCAGCATGACGTATGAGTGTAAGAGGATTGTCTGCATCCTGCAGAGCTGTGGCTACGCCGATAGATACAGTGATTTGAACTTGCCGAGTTAGTTCCTTCGGCCCAATATGCTGGTCGAGAGTGAATAGGTGGTTAGCAATTAATCTTCTTATTAATTCGGCGGTTGTAAGGGCTTCTTCCTTTTCAATATTCGGAAGAAGGATGACAAATTCTTCACCGCCGTAACGAGCAACCGTTCCAGTATGATCTATTATACTCATTAGTTCAGTTGCAAGTTGACGAAGGATTTCATTTCCGCTTTGATGACCATAGGTGTCATTAATGGA from Cytobacillus dafuensis encodes:
- a CDS encoding type IV pilus modification PilV family protein → MNQKGITLLEVLLSMLILSIILVSFFSFFSQSAVFIKKNDDKLSAVNTAQMVLNILQENEKKNTLYLPQSVLEDVNSGKSSIITNEMDEFSTLLNQDIQSSFKISLEFKEGYEKLIQVKIMVSDPKNNKNEAKTYTYISR
- a CDS encoding PilW family protein is translated as MKIFSEKGLTLIEVLATLTISFIIFGSIYGVFISVNKNYTGLTEKNNLSQEANIIITTIKKYYLANSEFILKYNEDKETVFIGKNDSEPLIALTDQNIKIEEFLACKEEITGMNKKKCEDEDKYENITTWEPLYLKITLSNKKGQKYNIDTMINKY